A stretch of Aureispira sp. CCB-E DNA encodes these proteins:
- a CDS encoding SET domain-containing protein — translation MSQQIPHIFVAHSKLHGRGVFTGVPISSGSIIEICPILYLPKEDIPALQGTIINDYYFEWDEDLQAGALALGYGSIYNHSFTCNATYQVDMDADVLYIHALRDIVAGEEITINYNGNPEDDSPLWFDTK, via the coding sequence ATGAGTCAACAGATTCCCCATATTTTTGTCGCTCACAGCAAATTGCATGGGCGAGGTGTTTTTACAGGTGTACCAATTAGCTCTGGTAGTATTATAGAAATTTGTCCTATCCTATACCTCCCTAAAGAAGATATTCCAGCTTTGCAAGGGACCATTATCAACGATTATTATTTTGAATGGGACGAGGATTTACAAGCAGGAGCACTTGCTTTGGGCTATGGCAGCATTTACAATCATTCTTTTACCTGTAATGCTACCTATCAAGTTGATATGGATGCGGATGTTCTTTATATCCACGCCTTGAGAGACATTGTTGCTGGCGAAGAAATTACGATTAACTATAATGGCAATCCAGAAGATGACTCTCCGCTTTGGTTCGACACCAAATAG
- a CDS encoding anti-sigma factor produces the protein MRITNFLLIALVSGLFILTGCQETPITTNNFTVSIAGLEDLGNDYVYEGWLIVNGTPVSTGTFTVNNTGVLSQTSFEADISDLDNATKFVLSIEPSVDSDPAPSAVKILAGDFSNNTATLSVGDGAALGNDFSTAAGSYILATPTDALSNNENSGVWWLVPGGTPSLTLPTLPSGWRYEGWAVVNGMPLSTGTFTNVSGADDAAPYSGPNAGPAFPGEDFLTNAPSGITFPLDLSNANVVISVEPFPDNSEKPFLLKPLAATVPANATNGTSYNMNNNNTTNPSGTVTRP, from the coding sequence ATGAGAATAACAAATTTTTTATTGATTGCCTTAGTCAGTGGATTGTTTATTTTAACAGGATGTCAAGAAACACCAATTACAACCAATAACTTTACAGTCTCTATCGCAGGGCTAGAAGATTTAGGAAATGATTATGTGTACGAAGGTTGGTTAATTGTCAATGGAACTCCAGTTTCTACAGGGACTTTTACCGTTAATAATACAGGAGTTTTATCTCAAACAAGTTTTGAAGCAGATATTAGTGATTTGGACAATGCAACAAAATTTGTCTTATCGATAGAACCTAGTGTCGATAGTGATCCTGCACCTAGTGCTGTCAAAATTCTGGCAGGAGATTTTAGCAACAATACCGCAACACTTTCAGTTGGAGATGGTGCTGCATTGGGAAATGATTTTTCTACAGCAGCAGGTTCTTATATTTTAGCTACTCCAACAGATGCTTTGTCTAATAACGAGAATAGTGGCGTTTGGTGGTTGGTACCAGGAGGAACACCCAGCTTAACGTTACCGACGCTACCCAGTGGATGGAGATACGAAGGATGGGCTGTTGTTAATGGAATGCCTTTGAGTACAGGAACATTTACCAATGTTTCAGGAGCAGATGATGCTGCACCTTACAGTGGTCCTAATGCAGGACCAGCTTTTCCTGGCGAAGACTTTTTAACCAATGCTCCTTCTGGAATTACTTTTCCTTTGGATTTGTCGAATGCTAATGTTGTTATTTCTGTAGAACCATTTCCAGACAATAGTGAGAAGCCATTTTTACTAAAACCGTTGGCTGCAACAGTACCCGCTAATGCGACGAATGGTACGTCTTATAATATGAATAATAACAATACTACTAATCCTAGTGGAACAGTGACAAGACCATAA
- a CDS encoding T9SS type A sorting domain-containing protein, whose amino-acid sequence MLSSKVTVVVLFCYIYMLNGLSFLQAQTILTVGLSKYTTELRSIIEDSGYVPQNVSYSDISAQSLENKTALTLFNLRQTWNQEQLFSQSQVEAILTFVREGGTLYLTSRKGYDNLLTPLGIEVIGVDGDQTGREWPLIETAITSFVAHPLTKQLSSIQTDVSGRFFSSSAWNVLGYSSNRIPLLAVRKWGLGKVILGSGERIFRDPRITSNRYETDIFQSSNRQYHLNLFAYLSQDLVPTSSDTPLGSQGKIHLFPNLTTGIVYVQGRDMHTIEIIATTGQILRTIPVSQNQLQINLHSLPKGFYWTRIHTATHTVSKKITLK is encoded by the coding sequence ATGCTGTCATCAAAAGTCACCGTAGTTGTTCTTTTTTGTTATATCTATATGCTTAACGGGCTTTCTTTTCTGCAAGCCCAAACTATTCTAACAGTTGGATTGAGCAAGTACACCACAGAACTTCGTTCTATTATTGAAGATAGCGGATACGTACCGCAGAATGTTTCTTATTCGGATATTTCGGCTCAATCTTTAGAAAATAAAACAGCACTTACCCTTTTTAACCTTCGACAAACGTGGAATCAAGAGCAACTTTTTTCTCAAAGTCAAGTAGAGGCTATTTTAACCTTTGTTCGAGAAGGTGGGACACTTTATTTAACTAGCAGAAAAGGTTATGACAACCTACTGACACCACTTGGTATAGAAGTTATTGGAGTTGATGGCGATCAAACTGGACGAGAATGGCCATTGATTGAAACTGCTATTACCTCTTTTGTAGCGCACCCTTTAACCAAGCAACTAAGTAGCATTCAAACCGATGTTAGTGGTCGTTTTTTTAGTAGCTCAGCTTGGAATGTATTGGGTTATTCTTCCAATAGAATTCCTTTACTAGCAGTAAGAAAATGGGGATTAGGCAAAGTTATATTAGGCTCTGGTGAGCGTATTTTTAGAGATCCTCGTATAACAAGCAATCGTTACGAGACAGATATTTTTCAAAGTAGCAATCGCCAATATCACCTTAATTTATTTGCTTATCTGTCGCAAGATCTAGTCCCTACCTCATCTGATACGCCACTAGGCTCACAAGGCAAAATCCACCTATTCCCCAACCTTACAACAGGTATAGTCTATGTTCAAGGTCGCGATATGCATACAATCGAAATTATTGCAACAACGGGGCAAATACTACGAACCATTCCTGTATCTCAAAACCAACTTCAAATAAACTTACATTCCTTGCCTAAAGGGTTTTACTGGACAAGAATTCATACGGCAACACATACAGTTAGCAAAAAAATTACATTAAAATAA
- a CDS encoding phage tail protein, which translates to MDPFIGEIIMFGGNFAPRGWAFCDGQLLPIAQNSALFSILGTTYGGDGRTTFALPDLRGRVAIHPGNGPGLSDYRLGQKGGTETVTLTTNQIPSHNHMINVNNSAGTTNDPTNHFLANTGAFDSEYGTTANTIMNSNALGHTGGGQSHTNIQPYCCVNFIIALQGVFPSRS; encoded by the coding sequence ATGGATCCTTTTATTGGAGAGATTATTATGTTTGGCGGTAATTTTGCCCCTAGAGGTTGGGCTTTTTGCGATGGTCAGCTATTACCTATTGCTCAAAATTCTGCTTTATTTTCTATTTTAGGAACTACTTATGGTGGTGACGGTCGAACTACTTTTGCACTACCTGACCTACGTGGTCGTGTTGCCATTCACCCTGGGAATGGTCCAGGTCTAAGTGACTACCGTTTGGGGCAAAAAGGAGGAACAGAGACTGTAACGTTAACAACGAATCAAATTCCCTCCCACAATCACATGATTAATGTAAACAACAGTGCAGGAACAACCAACGATCCTACCAACCACTTTTTAGCCAACACGGGTGCCTTTGATTCGGAATATGGAACAACAGCCAACACCATCATGAACAGCAATGCCCTAGGACACACTGGAGGGGGACAATCGCATACGAATATACAACCTTACTGCTGTGTCAATTTTATTATTGCTTTGCAAGGGGTATTCCCATCTAGAAGCTAA
- a CDS encoding phage tail protein, whose amino-acid sequence MNPFIAEIIMFGGNFAPRGWALCDGQLLAINSHSALFSILGTTYGGDGRTTFALPDLRGRVAINPRQGPGLSNYRLGQKGGTEDVTLTINQIPSHNHTINATSVVGTTNDPTNNFLANTGSFDNEYGTSANTTLNPLAASNTGGSQSHNNIQPFCCVNYIIALEGVYPSRN is encoded by the coding sequence ATGAATCCATTTATTGCTGAAATCATTATGTTTGGTGGTAATTTTGCCCCTAGAGGTTGGGCGCTTTGTGATGGTCAATTGTTAGCAATTAACAGCCATTCTGCCTTATTTTCTATTTTAGGGACTACCTATGGAGGTGATGGCCGAACTACTTTTGCACTACCTGACTTGCGTGGTCGTGTTGCAATTAACCCTCGACAAGGACCAGGCTTGAGCAACTATCGCTTAGGTCAAAAAGGAGGTACCGAAGATGTAACCTTGACAATCAACCAAATTCCATCTCATAATCATACTATTAATGCAACAAGTGTTGTTGGAACAACAAATGATCCTACCAACAACTTTTTAGCCAATACAGGTAGTTTTGATAACGAGTATGGAACAAGCGCCAATACAACATTAAATCCGCTTGCCGCAAGCAATACTGGTGGTAGCCAATCCCATAACAATATACAACCTTTCTGTTGTGTCAACTACATTATTGCTCTTGAAGGTGTTTATCCATCTAGAAATTAA
- a CDS encoding carboxypeptidase-like regulatory domain-containing protein produces MKLLDSPIAFLWIIILFACQSHAQQIDVCVEEKPLGELLASLHLDYGVQVSFNAKLLNECLITTTQKFKSPYETLNYLTQVCGCEYKMIDGVFIVTQKRSSKRYYSKNKKYIYQGKIIDKINQEKLPFATIRIDKTSITTDSEGNFTYQSEDQSANLLASHVGYFVLDTLINADHGLVIALTPSITELQEITVLSTQKIKILNPEQKTGLAKINNRQTPFLPGNNNNSLFSFLRLQPGVMASGEQNNGYILWGGQKGETHILFDGITIFNTSNYNDRIGAINPIFIKDIEILKGGYNVEIGDRLGGVVNITSKSGNKDTTTCEMVGTQKSFNGYINKGIAPSSSIQLGTRIVGAPDASVYSTNLLPTAIFADVTSKYTHRLQDGSHLSFTTLANFDMSQRPFRLGNTNSYLVYQRLSNLIGGSMTYIKPWKEIGHTTIKMAYSEFATNYSVYSVSFQDSIFTVRNQRISEQRFFNNVGELSVRADHALPASQYHQFSFGANLTHNKSKINHGIIKRFRKVEQQSFRLGGYIKEEISLFQWLILRMGIRIDLPLENKTQLLVQPRVEAILSPSKQWKINLAHGVYNQFITENTLVDIYRNYTYHWSLTNSRYHPVPKATHTILGASGRYRYWSCRVEAYYRHTKNTLQYWSDRNSQVIETSLGKTFNYGLDAKFSAHYKNQQIWLAYTLSKSEVQVDKNKPLTRAPQDQRHELKIAGMFNWKQIFCSVNYVYGSGFPNIHNLTSSQNIRPYSRLDLGALYRFKVKELSIDFGFSILNVLNTYNVQYNNLANFPKKEEQYTNAMPLNFTIFAHFRF; encoded by the coding sequence TTGAAATTATTAGATTCTCCAATTGCTTTCTTATGGATCATTATCCTATTTGCGTGCCAGAGCCATGCCCAGCAGATTGATGTCTGTGTAGAAGAAAAACCACTTGGAGAATTATTGGCTAGTTTGCACCTAGACTATGGTGTTCAAGTTTCTTTTAATGCCAAGCTTTTGAACGAATGTTTGATTACAACGACTCAAAAGTTTAAATCTCCTTATGAGACTTTGAATTATTTAACCCAAGTTTGTGGTTGTGAGTATAAAATGATAGATGGAGTTTTTATCGTTACCCAAAAACGAAGTTCTAAACGCTATTATTCTAAAAATAAAAAATACATTTATCAAGGTAAAATAATCGATAAAATAAATCAAGAAAAACTACCTTTTGCAACCATTAGAATTGATAAAACAAGCATTACAACGGATTCAGAAGGAAACTTTACGTATCAGTCCGAAGATCAGAGTGCGAATTTATTGGCTTCTCATGTAGGGTATTTTGTATTAGATACTCTTATTAATGCAGATCATGGTTTGGTGATAGCTCTCACTCCATCTATAACCGAATTGCAAGAAATAACCGTGTTATCTACTCAAAAGATAAAAATTTTAAACCCAGAACAAAAAACAGGTCTGGCTAAAATCAACAATCGTCAAACGCCTTTCTTGCCAGGAAATAACAACAACAGTTTGTTTTCTTTTTTGCGTTTACAGCCAGGAGTGATGGCATCGGGAGAACAAAACAATGGCTATATTTTATGGGGAGGACAGAAAGGGGAGACTCATATTTTGTTTGATGGAATAACGATCTTTAATACTAGTAATTACAACGATAGAATAGGAGCCATCAATCCTATTTTTATTAAAGATATAGAAATTCTGAAAGGGGGATATAATGTGGAAATAGGAGATCGTTTGGGGGGAGTAGTTAATATTACAAGTAAATCGGGTAATAAAGACACAACTACTTGCGAAATGGTAGGGACGCAAAAGTCATTCAATGGCTATATCAACAAGGGAATAGCCCCTAGTTCTAGCATTCAATTGGGTACTAGAATTGTTGGAGCGCCAGATGCTTCTGTTTATTCCACCAACCTTCTGCCTACCGCTATTTTTGCCGATGTAACTAGCAAGTATACACATCGACTTCAAGATGGCAGCCATCTGAGCTTTACGACTTTGGCTAATTTTGATATGTCGCAACGTCCTTTTCGATTGGGAAACACCAATAGTTATTTAGTATACCAAAGACTGAGCAACTTAATAGGAGGAAGTATGACTTACATAAAACCTTGGAAAGAAATAGGACATACCACGATTAAGATGGCTTACTCTGAATTTGCAACAAATTATAGTGTCTATTCTGTTAGTTTTCAGGATTCTATTTTTACAGTTAGAAATCAAAGAATTTCTGAGCAGCGATTTTTTAATAACGTGGGCGAGTTGTCTGTTCGAGCAGATCATGCTTTGCCTGCTTCGCAATACCATCAATTTTCTTTTGGTGCCAATCTGACCCACAATAAGTCTAAGATTAATCATGGCATTATTAAAAGATTTAGAAAGGTAGAGCAACAGTCTTTTCGTTTAGGAGGATATATCAAAGAAGAGATTAGTTTGTTTCAATGGTTGATACTAAGGATGGGAATACGGATAGATTTGCCTTTAGAGAACAAAACACAATTATTGGTTCAGCCAAGAGTTGAAGCCATTCTCTCCCCATCCAAACAATGGAAAATTAATCTAGCGCATGGCGTTTACAATCAATTTATAACCGAAAACACCTTGGTGGACATTTATAGAAATTATACCTATCATTGGTCGTTAACCAACAGTCGATACCACCCCGTTCCTAAAGCTACTCATACTATCTTGGGTGCTTCTGGACGTTATCGATACTGGAGCTGTCGGGTCGAAGCTTATTATAGACATACTAAAAACACCTTGCAGTATTGGAGTGATAGAAACAGTCAAGTTATCGAGACATCTTTAGGCAAAACCTTTAATTATGGTTTAGATGCAAAATTTTCTGCTCATTACAAAAATCAACAGATATGGTTGGCGTATACTTTGAGCAAATCAGAAGTACAAGTTGATAAAAACAAACCACTTACAAGGGCTCCGCAGGATCAACGGCACGAACTTAAAATAGCGGGAATGTTTAATTGGAAACAAATTTTTTGTTCTGTTAATTATGTGTATGGAAGCGGTTTTCCGAATATACATAATTTGACTTCTTCTCAAAATATAAGACCTTATAGTCGCCTAGATCTGGGCGCTCTTTACCGATTTAAAGTAAAAGAATTGAGTATTGATTTTGGCTTTTCTATCTTGAATGTGTTAAACACGTATAACGTTCAGTATAATAACCTTGCGAACTTTCCCAAAAAAGAAGAACAATATACCAACGCTATGCCTTTAAATTTTACCATTTTTGCTCATTTTAGATTTTAG
- a CDS encoding carboxypeptidase-like regulatory domain-containing protein: protein MKTPRSIIVLLILSLLAYNSYAQQINVHAEAEPLGELLTSFHQNYNIQISFNAQLLNECLITANQHFESPYEAFDYLAEVCGCNYKMLDGVFIVTKPRPRKSVYHKGETYIYQGKIVDKMNQEKLPYATILIDKTSITTDADGNFTYQSDKRKANLLASHVGYFVLDTLINADRGLWIELSPSITELQEITVLSTKKINLLNPEQKSGLSKLNNRQTPFLPGSNNNSLFSFLRLQPGVMASGEQNNGYILWGGQKGETHIIFDGMTIFNTSNYNDRIGAINPLMIKDIEVLKGGYNVDIGDRLGGVVNITSKSGNTDTSTVEIMGTPTSFNGYLNLNVAPKSSVQVGIRFVGPDAIASLTQFPTAMFIDATTKYTHRFDDGASFAFTTLANVDISRRPRNIPSTTSIKTESRISELLAGSFSYIKPWKKLGRSNLRVAYSNFATDFSIFSVQNNGGNAPSIHLQRIYEQRFYNNVREVSIKGDHSFPALQYHQLSLGVNLTHNSSKINHGIIERFADIEQYSNRFGFYLKDELSLFKGLLIRLGIRADLPLQNKTQLYIQPRIEAIFSPSNAWKINLAHGVYNQFITETTLVDFYRNYTYHWSLTNGQYHTVPQATHTVLGLSGRYQYWNCRVEGYYKRIKNTLQYWSNSNNKIIETSFGKTYNYGLDVKLGAHYKNQQIWLAYTLSKSEVQFDKNKPITRAPQDQRHEFKVAGMFNWKQFFLSANYVYGSGFPNIHNLTSNKNIRPYSRLDVGGLYRFKVKELSIDFGCSVLNVLNTYNIQYNNLANFPKEGEQYIQAMPINFTIFVHFKF, encoded by the coding sequence TTGAAGACACCACGCTCCATAATTGTTTTACTCATTCTGTCTCTATTGGCATACAACAGCTATGCTCAGCAAATTAATGTCCATGCAGAAGCAGAGCCTTTGGGGGAGTTATTGACTAGTTTTCACCAGAACTACAACATTCAGATATCTTTTAATGCTCAATTACTGAATGAATGTCTAATTACAGCCAATCAACATTTTGAATCGCCTTACGAAGCTTTTGATTATTTAGCAGAAGTGTGTGGTTGTAACTATAAGATGTTGGACGGTGTATTTATTGTAACCAAGCCTCGCCCTAGAAAGAGTGTGTACCACAAAGGAGAAACCTACATTTATCAAGGAAAAATAGTGGATAAGATGAACCAAGAAAAACTACCTTATGCAACTATTTTGATCGATAAAACGAGTATTACAACGGATGCCGATGGAAACTTTACATACCAGTCCGACAAACGGAAGGCAAACTTATTGGCTTCGCATGTAGGCTATTTTGTCTTGGACACACTCATCAATGCAGATCGTGGTTTGTGGATTGAATTGTCTCCATCTATAACCGAACTACAAGAGATAACGGTGTTATCAACGAAAAAAATAAATTTGCTAAACCCAGAGCAAAAGTCAGGATTGTCAAAGCTAAACAATCGCCAAACACCTTTCTTGCCAGGTAGCAACAACAATAGCTTGTTCTCATTTTTGCGTTTGCAACCAGGAGTGATGGCATCGGGGGAACAAAACAATGGTTATATTTTGTGGGGAGGACAAAAAGGAGAGACGCATATTATTTTTGACGGTATGACAATTTTTAACACCAGTAATTATAATGATAGGATAGGAGCGATCAATCCACTCATGATAAAAGATATAGAGGTGCTTAAGGGGGGCTATAATGTAGATATTGGCGATCGTTTGGGGGGAGTAGTCAATATTACAAGTAAGTCGGGAAATACAGATACATCAACGGTAGAGATAATGGGGACACCAACCTCTTTTAATGGATATTTGAATTTAAATGTAGCTCCTAAGTCAAGTGTTCAGGTTGGAATTCGCTTTGTTGGACCCGATGCTATTGCTTCTCTTACTCAATTTCCTACAGCAATGTTTATAGATGCTACCACGAAATATACACACCGATTTGACGATGGAGCTTCTTTTGCATTTACAACATTGGCAAACGTGGATATTTCGAGGCGTCCTAGAAATATACCTTCTACCACAAGTATAAAAACAGAGTCTCGAATCAGCGAATTGTTAGCAGGTAGTTTTTCATATATCAAGCCTTGGAAGAAACTGGGGCGCTCCAATCTTAGAGTAGCTTATTCCAATTTTGCGACAGATTTTAGTATTTTTTCAGTTCAGAATAATGGTGGAAATGCTCCATCAATACATTTGCAACGTATATACGAACAACGGTTTTATAATAATGTACGAGAAGTATCTATAAAAGGAGATCATAGTTTTCCTGCGCTCCAATACCACCAATTATCGCTAGGGGTGAACTTGACGCATAACAGTTCTAAGATTAATCATGGTATTATTGAACGTTTTGCGGATATAGAGCAATATTCTAATCGATTTGGGTTTTACCTAAAAGACGAATTAAGTTTGTTTAAAGGATTGCTTATTCGTTTGGGGATTCGGGCGGATTTGCCATTGCAAAATAAAACTCAATTGTATATACAGCCACGTATAGAGGCGATCTTTTCTCCTTCGAATGCATGGAAAATTAATTTAGCACACGGTGTTTATAATCAGTTTATAACAGAAACAACTTTGGTGGATTTCTATCGAAATTATACTTATCATTGGTCTTTAACAAATGGACAGTATCATACAGTACCTCAAGCTACGCATACTGTTTTAGGGCTCTCTGGGCGTTACCAATATTGGAACTGTAGAGTAGAAGGCTATTATAAGAGAATTAAAAATACATTACAATATTGGAGCAATAGTAACAATAAAATTATAGAAACCTCTTTTGGTAAAACCTACAATTATGGTTTGGATGTGAAGCTTGGAGCACATTATAAAAATCAACAAATATGGTTGGCTTATACCTTAAGTAAATCAGAAGTACAGTTTGATAAAAATAAACCAATTACAAGAGCACCACAAGATCAACGACATGAATTTAAAGTAGCAGGGATGTTTAATTGGAAGCAATTTTTCTTATCTGCCAACTATGTTTATGGAAGTGGTTTCCCAAATATTCACAATCTAACTTCTAACAAAAATATACGTCCATATAGTCGATTAGATGTTGGAGGTTTGTATCGTTTTAAGGTCAAAGAATTGAGTATTGATTTTGGTTGCTCGGTGCTAAACGTGCTGAATACATACAATATCCAGTATAATAACTTAGCCAACTTTCCAAAAGAAGGGGAGCAATATATTCAAGCAATGCCAATCAATTTTACGATTTTTGTTCATTTTAAATTTTAA
- a CDS encoding carboxypeptidase-like regulatory domain-containing protein, giving the protein MKPPLSKIVLLFIVLLYASSKSYAQQINLSVKAKPLGEVLGSLHQEYDVQVSFNAQLLNECLITVDQQFESPNEVLEYLTKLCNFKYRVIDGVFVISKKRSISKEMRSLKQKYTYQGKIIDKENKGHLPYATVLIDNTRIVTDVEGNFTYQSEENKAKLLVSYLGYFVKDTLVKAKRGFLIELAPSITELQEVTVFSNQKIKTINSEDRSGLAKLNNRQTLFLPGNNKNSLFSFLRLQPGVMASGEQNNGYILWGGQKGETHILFDGITIFNTSNYNNKIGAINPLLIQDIEILKGGYNVEIGDRLGGVVNITSKPGNVDTSTTELLGTHNSFNAYMNLDLKKQSSLQLGIRIVVPDIFASINIRPTAFFSDLTVRYAKQFKDGSSLRFTSLVNVDASNVPKKHYLADYWYINQFRLSNLYGGNLNYIKPWKNIGQTQFSLAYSEFMTDYYVRHYDLYVNGTGRLERIGEQHFYNSVREVSAKVVHRLPASRYHQLSFGLNFTYNSSLINHGILKRFEGVQQKNNRLGAYVKDDISFSKWFTLRLGIRADLPLESYTKLLIQPRIEAIFTPVSQWKINLAHGVYNQFLSETTIVDVYRNYTYHWSLTNNKYHPVPQATHTVIGVSGRYKYWNCRLEAYYRRTKNTLQYWGDSNNQIIETSFGKHYNYGVDVKFGAHYKNQQIWLAYTLSKAEVQLNKNQPPTRAPQDQRHEFKVAGMFNVGRFFWSINYVYGSGFPNKHNLTSNNNIRSYSRLDIGSFYRFRVKELSVDFGCSVLNVLNTYNIQYNNWANFLQDGEQYIQAMPRNFTFFVHFKF; this is encoded by the coding sequence TTGAAGCCACCACTCTCTAAAATTGTTTTACTCTTTATCGTATTATTATATGCATCTTCCAAAAGTTATGCTCAGCAAATCAATCTGTCTGTCAAAGCAAAACCTTTGGGCGAGGTATTGGGAAGTTTACACCAAGAGTACGATGTTCAAGTTTCTTTTAATGCTCAATTGTTGAATGAATGCCTAATAACGGTAGATCAGCAATTTGAATCTCCTAACGAAGTTTTAGAGTATTTAACCAAACTTTGTAACTTCAAGTACAGAGTGATTGATGGCGTTTTTGTGATTAGCAAAAAGCGTTCTATATCAAAGGAAATGCGTTCGCTCAAACAAAAATATACTTATCAAGGAAAAATTATTGACAAAGAAAATAAAGGCCATTTGCCCTATGCAACAGTTTTGATTGACAATACACGGATAGTGACCGATGTAGAAGGAAATTTTACCTACCAATCCGAAGAAAACAAAGCAAAACTGTTGGTGTCTTATTTGGGGTATTTTGTAAAAGATACGCTTGTCAAAGCAAAGCGAGGCTTCTTGATTGAATTAGCACCTTCTATTACGGAACTGCAAGAAGTAACGGTATTTTCAAATCAAAAAATTAAAACAATCAATTCAGAAGACAGATCTGGCTTGGCAAAATTGAATAACCGTCAAACACTATTTTTGCCAGGAAACAATAAAAATAGCTTGTTTTCTTTTTTGCGTTTGCAACCTGGTGTCATGGCATCTGGTGAGCAAAATAATGGTTATATTTTGTGGGGAGGACAGAAGGGAGAGACGCATATTTTATTTGATGGGATTACGATATTCAATACAAGCAATTATAATAATAAAATAGGCGCAATTAATCCTCTGTTGATTCAAGATATTGAGATCTTAAAAGGTGGATATAATGTAGAAATTGGCGATCGCTTGGGAGGCGTAGTTAATATTACAAGTAAGCCGGGTAACGTGGATACTTCTACCACAGAATTATTGGGAACACACAATTCATTTAATGCTTATATGAATTTAGACCTCAAGAAGCAGTCAAGTTTGCAACTTGGCATTCGTATCGTTGTACCAGATATTTTTGCATCTATTAATATACGACCAACGGCTTTTTTTTCGGATTTGACAGTGAGGTACGCCAAGCAGTTTAAGGATGGCAGTTCTTTACGTTTTACATCGTTGGTTAATGTCGATGCCTCGAATGTTCCCAAAAAACATTATTTAGCAGATTATTGGTATATCAATCAATTTAGACTGAGCAATTTGTACGGAGGAAATTTGAACTATATCAAACCTTGGAAAAATATTGGTCAAACACAATTTAGTCTTGCTTATTCTGAATTTATGACGGATTATTATGTTCGCCATTATGACTTGTATGTTAATGGAACAGGTCGGTTAGAACGCATTGGCGAACAGCATTTTTACAACAGTGTTCGAGAAGTTTCTGCCAAAGTGGTGCATAGACTACCTGCTTCTCGGTACCACCAACTGTCCTTTGGTCTCAATTTTACTTACAATAGCTCTCTAATCAACCATGGTATTCTCAAACGATTTGAAGGCGTTCAGCAAAAGAACAATCGGCTTGGAGCCTATGTTAAAGATGATATTAGCTTTTCTAAATGGTTTACGCTTAGATTAGGAATTCGAGCGGATCTACCTCTAGAGAGCTATACAAAACTGTTGATACAACCAAGAATTGAAGCGATATTTACTCCTGTGTCACAATGGAAAATTAATTTGGCGCATGGTGTTTATAATCAATTTTTGAGTGAGACAACTATTGTTGATGTTTATCGAAATTATACATACCATTGGTCTTTGACCAATAATAAATACCATCCTGTCCCTCAAGCAACCCATACCGTTATCGGGGTATCTGGTCGTTATAAATATTGGAATTGTCGCCTAGAAGCTTATTATAGACGTACCAAAAATACCTTGCAGTACTGGGGGGATAGTAACAATCAAATTATAGAAACCTCTTTTGGGAAGCATTATAATTATGGGGTAGATGTTAAGTTTGGGGCACACTACAAAAATCAGCAAATATGGTTGGCATATACCTTGAGCAAGGCAGAAGTGCAATTGAATAAAAACCAGCCCCCAACTAGAGCGCCACAAGATCAACGGCACGAATTTAAAGTAGCAGGAATGTTTAATGTAGGTCGATTTTTTTGGTCTATTAATTACGTTTATGGAAGTGGCTTCCCAAACAAGCATAACTTAACATCCAATAACAACATACGCTCGTATAGTCGATTAGATATTGGTAGTTTTTATCGTTTTAGAGTTAAGGAGTTAAGTGTTGATTTTGGTTGTTCTGTGCTCAATGTCTTAAATACTTATAATATTCAATACAACAATTGGGCAAATTTTTTGCAAGATGGGGAACAATATATTCAAGCCATGCCACGAAACTTTACATTCTTTGTTCATTTTAAATTTTAG